One genomic region from bacterium encodes:
- a CDS encoding peptidoglycan DD-metalloendopeptidase family protein — protein MMQGAGRRLLAFAALLAVILLDASWVAAAQEPESAEELEELREAIEARRDRLEAFEKEAGGLFDAIEAVDRAARALRRDAARAGRAAREAERAKRGLEREAEQLEERMDQTRVTLQRRAVALYKAGEIGPLRWVFGEGSLRDRVSRVQALQLLVDHDDRLIRRYADQRTQLEEARAGAARAAERRDEARDRLETRSRELEQERRNKRTLLARVRQDRAVERALLNELEAAARELEATLDDLQRAPSQPGPAGQGFAAAKGRLEPPVQGAVVRSFGRVVDAEYRTQTFRKGIDFEVALGEPVYAIARGQVRFADRFRGYGRTVILDHGDGYFSVSGHLDEVRVEVGQALAAGDPIGSAGETGSLLGPRLYLEIRNGSEALDPAEWLRLVPGL, from the coding sequence ATGATGCAGGGGGCAGGGCGCCGGTTGTTGGCCTTCGCCGCATTGCTCGCGGTCATCTTGCTGGACGCGTCATGGGTGGCTGCGGCGCAGGAACCCGAATCGGCGGAGGAGTTGGAGGAATTGCGGGAGGCGATCGAGGCGCGCCGCGATCGGCTGGAAGCCTTCGAGAAAGAAGCGGGGGGGCTCTTCGACGCAATCGAGGCCGTCGACCGAGCGGCGCGAGCCCTTCGGCGGGATGCCGCTCGTGCGGGAAGGGCGGCTCGTGAAGCGGAACGTGCGAAGCGTGGGCTGGAGCGCGAGGCGGAGCAACTCGAAGAACGCATGGACCAGACCCGCGTCACCCTGCAGCGACGCGCGGTCGCCCTCTACAAGGCGGGAGAAATCGGTCCCTTGCGCTGGGTCTTCGGTGAGGGTTCGCTTCGCGATCGGGTCTCACGGGTGCAGGCGCTCCAGCTGTTGGTCGATCACGACGATCGGCTGATCCGTCGTTATGCGGATCAACGTACGCAGTTGGAGGAGGCCCGGGCCGGAGCAGCGCGCGCCGCTGAGCGAAGAGACGAGGCACGGGATCGCCTCGAAACCCGCTCCCGAGAGCTCGAGCAGGAGCGCAGGAACAAGCGCACCCTGCTCGCCCGGGTTCGCCAGGATCGCGCCGTGGAGCGCGCCCTGCTGAACGAGTTGGAGGCTGCCGCGAGGGAGCTCGAAGCCACCCTCGACGATCTCCAACGAGCGCCTTCTCAGCCTGGCCCCGCCGGCCAGGGCTTCGCAGCTGCGAAGGGTCGCCTCGAGCCGCCGGTACAAGGTGCAGTCGTGCGCTCCTTCGGGCGCGTGGTCGATGCGGAGTACCGCACCCAGACCTTCCGCAAGGGCATCGATTTCGAGGTCGCTCTGGGCGAGCCGGTCTACGCCATCGCTCGGGGGCAGGTCCGCTTCGCGGATCGGTTTCGCGGCTATGGACGCACGGTGATCCTGGACCATGGCGACGGCTATTTCAGCGTCTCCGGGCATCTGGACGAAGTCCGGGTAGAGGTTGGCCAGGCTCTCGCGGCGGGGGACCCGATCGGGAGCGCCGGAGAGACGGGCTCGCTACTCGGTCCACGGCTCTACCTCGAAATCCGCAACGGATCCGAGGCTCTCGACCCAGCCGAATGGCTCCGGCTCGTTCCGGGTCTCTAG